The Burkholderia sp. PAMC 26561 genome includes the window CGCCGGTTGGTCGCGTTAGAGGAAGAAAATGCGGCGCTCAAGGACAAGATCGAGCGTCAGCAAGGCAAGCTGCTTGAACTCGGCACCGAGCGCGATGCAACCATACGTGAGCTGACCGGACAACTCGCGGAGATGTCGGCGAAGGCGCAGCGTGCGCCGGATATATCGGAGGGCAGTCTCGAAGCTGAAGTCCTGATGCTTCGCGACGCGCTCAATGCTCGCGACGAGCGCCTGGCAATTCACACCAGCCGCCGGGAAGCCGCGGAACGGCGCGCGATCAACGAGCAGAACCATGCACGTACGTTGAGCGCGCGCCTTGACGACACCATTGCTACGCTCAACATCGTGCAGGCCGAATGCAGCGCGCTCGAGCAAGCGATGCTCACCCAGGGAGATAAAGCAGGATCGCGCAGTGCGGACCTCGAAAATCTCGCAGGCAAGCGCGTGGTGTATGTAGGTGGCCGGCCGGGATCGAACGCCGCGCTGAGGCAACTGGTCGAATCGGCAGGCGGGGATTTTGTCGTGCACGACGGCGGCATAGAGGATCGCAAGGGCATGTTTGCCGCTGCGTTGCCACGTGCGGATATCGTGGTATTTCCGGTGGATTGCATCGATCACGATTCCATGAATCTGCTTAAGCGCGTGTGTGATCGGCATCAAGTCGATTACCATCCGGTGAGAACCGCGAGCGTCGCGAGCTTCATGGAATTGATGGCGCGGCTAAGGCGCACAGCTTCGCAACCCCCGGCCTCGCACTTTTGCCTGCGGCACGGCTAAGCCGGCGCAATCGAATCTTAGCGCTTCATCATCCGGGTCAGCGCGGAAATCTGCGGCGAGCAA containing:
- a CDS encoding DUF2325 domain-containing protein; amino-acid sequence: MQSVPPFRSALTGLARAPSSEFASSAGAYKRLSADACCAPSEAELRSANRRARLVDLDSHLHCSIIGTCLSTSELRKLVPKFTDLDKQHASDLEIHHAAVELAIEGGQGAKALQKALDARYSGAVRRFETAKSPEALLTLWKEALKSGDIPPAYWALMTHPQAVMSVRQVAFGDLHMLSHLVGAANRADIRRLVALEEENAALKDKIERQQGKLLELGTERDATIRELTGQLAEMSAKAQRAPDISEGSLEAEVLMLRDALNARDERLAIHTSRREAAERRAINEQNHARTLSARLDDTIATLNIVQAECSALEQAMLTQGDKAGSRSADLENLAGKRVVYVGGRPGSNAALRQLVESAGGDFVVHDGGIEDRKGMFAAALPRADIVVFPVDCIDHDSMNLLKRVCDRHQVDYHPVRTASVASFMELMARLRRTASQPPASHFCLRHG